In Leptospira kirschneri serovar Cynopteri str. 3522 CT, the genomic stretch CTGGTTATGTAGTAGCCGGAATTTCAGCAGGGATCAAAGAAGAAGTAATATTCTATTTGATCGTATATTCATTTATGAGCTTAGGAGCGTTTGCAATCCTCGCCTATTTGGAGGAAGGAACCAGACAAGTGACCTTCTTTTCCGTTCAATCCTTATCCGGAGTAAAACCTTTAACTGCAATAGCGATTAACATTTTCTTCATGTCTTTAGCGGGAGTTCCACCCTTTGGAGGATTTTGGGCAAAGTTATTCTTATTTCAAAAACTCGCAGAATCGGAAACACTCATGAATCGGATATTACTCATAGGTGGGGTAACCAATTCAGCATTAGCACTTTATTATTATCTAAGAATCGGGATCGCAACCTTTATGAGTAGTGACGAAGGGGAAATATCTCGAAATCACGCAGCTCCTTATAGCATAGGAGTAACTTCGGTCGTAGTCTTGTGCCTTTTAATGATTTCGGTAGGATGGTTTTTGCTAGTTCCAGGCAACTTACTAGTGTTAGGCGATTTTAAATTATCGAGTTCCGTTTTTCATTGAACTCAAAACAGATCATAAATTAACGTGAGTTCGACGTAAGAAAATTAGGGCGAATCCGGCTTGCCTGTAGCAAAGTAGAATCGGGCTCTGGTCAATAAATTGCATAAAAGAAACGTAATACAATATTTCGACTTAGGTTTCAATTTCAAACGCGATCTGTCGAGCGCCAATAGAAGCGAGACGCTTTAGTTTGAGAGAGCCATAACCAACCTCACAAGTATTTGGATCTCAATAGAGTTGTTGAAAAATTCCATAGTGGCGATTAACAAAACTGCTTCAATTGCCGATTTGCATAAAATAGAAACAGATGGAGAATTAATTTTTCAACAACTCTAATATAAATCTGTCGGAATTACAACAAATCCTCTGTAAAACTGAGTTCCCACCCCACAACGCGATCCATAGAAAGCCATAACCAATCCCACAAGTATTTAGATTTCAATATAGATCTGTCGGAATTACGACAAATCCTTTGTAAAACTGAGTTCCCATCCTACAACGCGATCCGTAGAGAGCCATAACCTTACCCACAAGTATATTAAATCTGTGGGAATTACGACAAATCCTCTGTAAAACTGAGTTCCCACCCTTATTTTTGGGTGGGGGCAACTCAATGAATTGCTTCCCATGGGTCGCAATTCAGGTGGAGAAATTCGGAAGACTTTTCTCTATCAGAAAA encodes the following:
- a CDS encoding proton-conducting transporter membrane subunit, which produces GYVVAGISAGIKEEVIFYLIVYSFMSLGAFAILAYLEEGTRQVTFFSVQSLSGVKPLTAIAINIFFMSLAGVPPFGGFWAKLFLFQKLAESETLMNRILLIGGVTNSALALYYYLRIGIATFMSSDEGEISRNHAAPYSIGVTSVVVLCLLMISVGWFLLVPGNLLVLGDFKLSSSVFH